A region of Pongo pygmaeus isolate AG05252 chromosome 15, NHGRI_mPonPyg2-v2.0_pri, whole genome shotgun sequence DNA encodes the following proteins:
- the GPX2 gene encoding glutathione peroxidase 2: MAFIAKSFYDLSAISLDGEKVDFNTFRGRAVLIENVASLUGTTTRDFTQLNELQCRFPRRLVVLGFPCNQFGHQENCQNEEILNSLKYVRPGSGYQPTFTLVQKCEVNGQNEHPVFAYLKDKLPYPYDDPFSLMTDPKLIIWSPVRRSDVAWNFEKFLIGPEGEPFRRYSRTFPTINIEPDIKRLLKVAI, translated from the exons ATGGCTTTCATTGCCAAGTCCTTCTATGACCTCAGTGCCATCAGCCTGGATGGGGAGAAGGTAGATTTCAATACGTTCCGGGGCAGGGCCGTGCTGATTGAGAATGTGGCTTCGCTCTGAGGCACAACCACCCGGGACTTCACCCAGCTCAACGAGCTGCAATGCCGCTTTCCCAGGCGCCTGGTGGTCCTTGGCTTCCCTTGCAACCAATTTGGACATCAG GAGAACTGTCAGAATGAAGAGATCCTGAACAGTCTCAAGTATGTCCGTCCTGGGAGTGGATACCAGCCCACCTTCACCCTTGTCCAAAAATGTGAGGTGAATGGGCAGAACGAGCATCCTGTCTTCGCCTACCTGAAGGACAAGCTCCCCTACCCTTACGATGACCCATTTTCCCTCATGACCGATCCCAAGCTCATCATTTGGAGCCCTGTGCGCCGCTCAGATGTGGCCTGGAACTTTGAGAAGTTCCTCATAGGGCCGGAGGGAGAGCCCTTCCGACGCTACAGCCGCACCTTCCCAACCATCAACATTGAGCCTGACATCAAGCGCCTCCTTAAAGTTGCCATATAG
- the CHURC1 gene encoding protein Churchill isoform X2, which translates to MRQPYLSSREVSSSRKRWRTFPVDCVAMCGDCVEKEYPNRGNTCLENGSFLLNFTGCAVCSKRDFMLITNKSLKEEDGEEIVTYDHLCKNCHHVIARHEYTFSIMDEFQEYTMLCLLCGKAEDTISILPDDPRQMTLLF; encoded by the exons ATGCGGCAACCGTATCTCAGTTCTCGCGAGGTTTCGTCTTCCCGGAAGCGTTGGCGGACATTCCCTGTTGACTGCGTCGCGATGTGTGGCGACTGTGTGGAGAAGGAATATCCCAACCGG GGTAATACCTGCCTGGAGAATGGATCTTTCTTGCTGAACTTTACAGGCTGTGCAGTGTGCAGTAAGCGGGATTTTATGCTGATCACAAACAAATCCTTGAAAGAAGAAGATGGAGAAGAAATAGTTACCTATGATC ATTTGTGTAAGAATTGTCATCATGTAATAGCCAGACATGAGTATACATTCAGTATCATGGATGAATTTCAG GAGTATACCATGCTGTGTCTGTTATGTGGCAAAGCCGAAGATACTATCAGTATTCTCCCTGATGACCCCCGACAAATGACTCTCTTATTCTAA
- the CHURC1 gene encoding protein Churchill isoform X3, whose amino-acid sequence MRQPYLSSREVSSSRKRWRTFPVDCVAMCGDCVEKEYPNRGNTCLENGSFLLNFTGCAVCSKRDFMLITNKSLKEEDGEEIVTYDRVYHAVSVMWQSRRYYQYSP is encoded by the exons ATGCGGCAACCGTATCTCAGTTCTCGCGAGGTTTCGTCTTCCCGGAAGCGTTGGCGGACATTCCCTGTTGACTGCGTCGCGATGTGTGGCGACTGTGTGGAGAAGGAATATCCCAACCGG GGTAATACCTGCCTGGAGAATGGATCTTTCTTGCTGAACTTTACAGGCTGTGCAGTGTGCAGTAAGCGGGATTTTATGCTGATCACAAACAAATCCTTGAAAGAAGAAGATGGAGAAGAAATAGTTACCTATGATC GAGTATACCATGCTGTGTCTGTTATGTGGCAAAGCCGAAGATACTATCAGTATTCTCCCTGA
- the CHURC1 gene encoding protein Churchill isoform X1: MRQPYLSSREVSSSRKRWRTFPVDCVAMCGDCVEKEYPNRGNTCLENGSFLLNFTGCAVCSKRDFMLITNKSLKEEDGEEIVTYDPDLCKNCHHVIARHEYTFSIMDEFQEYTMLCLLCGKAEDTISILPDDPRQMTLLF, translated from the exons ATGCGGCAACCGTATCTCAGTTCTCGCGAGGTTTCGTCTTCCCGGAAGCGTTGGCGGACATTCCCTGTTGACTGCGTCGCGATGTGTGGCGACTGTGTGGAGAAGGAATATCCCAACCGG GGTAATACCTGCCTGGAGAATGGATCTTTCTTGCTGAACTTTACAGGCTGTGCAGTGTGCAGTAAGCGGGATTTTATGCTGATCACAAACAAATCCTTGAAAGAAGAAGATGGAGAAGAAATAGTTACCTATGATC CAGATTTGTGTAAGAATTGTCATCATGTAATAGCCAGACATGAGTATACATTCAGTATCATGGATGAATTTCAG GAGTATACCATGCTGTGTCTGTTATGTGGCAAAGCCGAAGATACTATCAGTATTCTCCCTGATGACCCCCGACAAATGACTCTCTTATTCTAA